A genomic region of Streptomyces rimosus contains the following coding sequences:
- a CDS encoding FDLD family class I lanthipeptide, translating into MSDAFDLDAQISTPAGPTGEQAPTPSISSIATRTVCTKVGCKVTKTCACTSMCTIFCVAPK; encoded by the coding sequence ATGTCGGACGCATTCGACCTGGACGCGCAGATCTCCACCCCCGCCGGCCCCACCGGGGAGCAGGCGCCCACGCCGTCCATCTCCTCGATCGCCACCCGCACGGTCTGCACCAAGGTCGGCTGCAAGGTCACCAAGACCTGCGCCTGCACCTCGATGTGCACGATCTTCTGCGTGGCCCCCAAGTAA
- a CDS encoding response regulator transcription factor — protein MSDFGTPMPGPARAAGEPHWKPSLGKVGRLTPRERETFLLLAEGLSNESMARRLYVTERTVRAHVAAVMAKLELDSRLAACLASYAFAVHSCTGRCPGMLAASHS, from the coding sequence GTGAGCGACTTCGGCACACCCATGCCCGGCCCCGCGCGCGCGGCGGGCGAACCGCACTGGAAACCGTCTCTGGGAAAGGTCGGACGGCTCACCCCGCGCGAACGGGAGACCTTTCTCCTGCTCGCCGAGGGACTGTCCAACGAGTCGATGGCGCGACGGCTCTACGTCACCGAAAGGACCGTACGCGCCCATGTCGCCGCGGTCATGGCCAAGCTCGAACTCGATTCGCGGCTGGCCGCCTGCCTGGCGTCGTACGCCTTCGCCGTACACAGCTGTACCGGCAGGTGTCCGGGGATGCTGGCCGCATCGCATTCCTGA
- a CDS encoding LLM class flavin-dependent oxidoreductase → MRVSVLFPVMPTDPEAVVPFASLVRSGQAARLWQGQSLSADTHQVFAYLAGRGYRVPVGTGVVLMPLRHPVDAAVQARSLARLTGQPMVLGLGPATPDFVTGLHGKPYDSPRDACLSYLTEVRRLLDAETPGGAGTVGLPGMPHPGVEVGLGVLRPVLAHAAGRAADVAISWMTPPGYVRDTLLPAMARGAAAADRARPRMVTVVHAAVDRPHRIPYRLAYTAAHAHLAGPHYTDMLRRAGLRVHHSQPNLGARALVDSGTFVYGSPQDIAAQLAEYGRAGVDEVVVNTAGVYSEHGHPDAVRDLQDILAACREQQPAPVP, encoded by the coding sequence ATGCGCGTCTCCGTCCTGTTCCCCGTCATGCCCACCGACCCCGAAGCCGTGGTCCCTTTCGCCTCATTGGTGCGCTCCGGGCAGGCCGCCCGCCTGTGGCAGGGCCAGTCCCTGAGCGCGGACACCCACCAGGTGTTCGCCTACCTGGCCGGCCGGGGCTACCGCGTTCCGGTCGGCACCGGCGTCGTCCTGATGCCGCTGCGGCACCCGGTGGACGCCGCGGTCCAGGCCCGCTCGCTCGCCCGGCTCACGGGGCAGCCGATGGTCCTCGGCCTCGGCCCCGCGACGCCCGACTTCGTCACCGGCCTGCACGGCAAGCCGTACGACAGTCCGCGTGACGCCTGCCTCTCCTACCTCACGGAGGTACGGCGCCTGCTCGACGCGGAGACACCGGGCGGTGCGGGCACCGTCGGCCTGCCGGGCATGCCACACCCGGGCGTGGAGGTGGGACTCGGCGTCCTGCGGCCGGTGCTCGCGCACGCGGCGGGGCGGGCGGCCGACGTGGCGATCAGCTGGATGACGCCGCCCGGATACGTACGGGACACCCTGCTGCCCGCCATGGCCCGGGGCGCGGCCGCGGCGGACCGGGCCCGGCCCCGCATGGTGACCGTGGTGCACGCCGCGGTCGACCGTCCGCACCGCATCCCGTACCGGCTCGCGTACACCGCCGCGCACGCCCACCTCGCCGGGCCGCACTACACCGACATGCTGCGCCGCGCCGGCCTGCGGGTGCACCACAGCCAGCCGAATCTGGGCGCCCGCGCCCTGGTCGACTCCGGCACTTTTGTGTACGGATCGCCCCAGGACATCGCGGCACAGTTGGCCGAATACGGTCGGGCGGGCGTGGACGAAGTTGTCGTCAATACCGCCGGCGTGTATTCCGAGCATGGTCATCCGGACGCCGTACGCGACCTCCAGGACATCCTCGCGGCGTGCCGGGAGCAGCAGCCGGCACCCGTTCCCTGA
- a CDS encoding lanthionine synthetase C family protein, whose amino-acid sequence MRRAHAAVRHVVAATTTTAQVDDLVVRAAEQSGTWGGWYPPGLAQGQAGLALLHLYAARAGLGALDTACGHIREAVLSTQVEPLEFHALFAGTSGLAFALADVTRDEPRFGPSLDRMHERLADQVLAAPPHRTERAVSDLDYDLVTGASGTLVHLSSVAAPGERVAEAAAALADYLIWLAGPAETDGTPRRWLITPAYYPPVGDYHAKYPHGYLNLGLSHGVPGVAAALAAAWEAGHRRPGHLEALDTLTRWVRDQAGFDAYGPTWSDGTPVDEHGREGTAGCGHDRIAWCYGAAGVAGALLTVASAIDDDELRTAAVRAFDGVLARAEHIRPLSPTLCHGLAGLVMLTLDFAPWSPAARDRLPRLVGQLLDAYAPDRPLGFADVEEPGRPVDDPGLLTGAAGVALTLLAAVGDQRPHWFRAFLAR is encoded by the coding sequence GTGCGGCGCGCGCATGCCGCCGTCCGGCACGTCGTGGCCGCGACCACGACCACCGCGCAGGTCGACGACCTCGTGGTGCGCGCCGCCGAGCAGAGCGGTACTTGGGGCGGCTGGTACCCGCCGGGCCTCGCCCAGGGCCAGGCCGGCCTGGCGCTGCTCCACCTGTACGCCGCGCGGGCCGGGCTGGGCGCTCTCGACACCGCCTGCGGCCACATCCGCGAGGCGGTGCTGTCCACCCAGGTCGAACCCCTGGAGTTCCATGCCCTGTTCGCCGGCACCAGCGGCCTGGCCTTCGCGCTCGCGGACGTCACCCGCGACGAACCCCGTTTCGGCCCCAGCCTGGACCGGATGCACGAGCGCCTCGCCGACCAGGTCCTCGCCGCTCCCCCGCACCGCACCGAACGGGCCGTCAGCGACCTGGACTACGACCTCGTCACCGGGGCGTCCGGAACCCTCGTCCACCTCAGCTCCGTCGCCGCCCCCGGCGAGCGGGTCGCCGAGGCCGCCGCCGCGCTCGCCGACTACCTGATCTGGCTCGCGGGGCCCGCGGAGACCGACGGCACTCCGCGCCGCTGGCTCATCACCCCCGCGTACTACCCGCCGGTCGGCGACTACCACGCGAAGTATCCGCACGGCTATCTGAACCTGGGCCTGTCGCACGGCGTGCCGGGCGTGGCCGCGGCGCTCGCCGCCGCCTGGGAGGCGGGGCACCGCCGTCCCGGCCACCTGGAGGCCCTGGACACGCTCACCCGCTGGGTCCGTGACCAGGCGGGCTTCGACGCATACGGCCCCACCTGGAGCGACGGTACGCCCGTCGACGAACACGGCCGGGAGGGGACGGCCGGGTGCGGGCACGACCGGATCGCCTGGTGCTACGGCGCCGCGGGCGTGGCCGGCGCGCTCCTGACCGTCGCCTCGGCCATCGACGACGACGAGCTACGCACCGCCGCCGTCCGGGCCTTCGACGGAGTGCTGGCCCGTGCCGAGCACATCCGGCCGCTGTCGCCCACGCTGTGCCACGGCCTCGCCGGACTGGTCATGCTCACCCTGGACTTCGCGCCCTGGAGCCCGGCCGCCCGCGACCGGCTGCCGCGGCTGGTCGGGCAGTTGCTCGACGCGTACGCCCCGGACCGGCCGCTCGGCTTCGCCGACGTGGAGGAGCCCGGCCGTCCCGTCGACGACCCGGGGCTGCTCACCGGCGCCGCCGGCGTCGCCCTCACCCTGCTCGCCGCCGTCGGTGACCAGCGGCCGCACTGGTTCCGCGCCTTCCTCGCCCGGTGA
- a CDS encoding lantibiotic dehydratase codes for MPLYEPAGFFLLRSPVLPARTCLDVTEDPARTPEALLALARRPDVERALLIASEDLSAGLDRLDSLGEKRTRRLHSGLLRYVTRMATRPTPFGAFSGVAMGEFGDKTSARLGGPGEHRVRVRADMGWLLALIERLEDDPAVLRQLHLVLNPMAHRAGDRFVLPQADKYGRHDERAVRIRATPAVDLVVRSAAVPVPYERLTAELSAAFPEVPAERVDSLVQQMWDLGFLTGDLRPPQTAERPELHVLKKLTGVPAAAHTAERLREVADLADRTHTTESLRRLEAAQRELVQDFKGRTYQADTAVELRDPVLNASIGEAAADAVGVLIRLSAAHNTHSHLTRYREEFSERYGAGTRVPVLSLLSPDTGLDAPPTYTNPPRSIALPPTPPDDTSHLDGLLVEFAQQAWWDRATEVELTDAWLDRLAPAGPVPDPPPVMEAYLQVHAADREAVDRGEWRGVLRSDSLTYGGRTYGRFSDVLGEAAVDRLRAYARREEALFPDVAYAELAFLPPYGRAANVTLRPAIRPYEIAVNTTPSVAPDQVIALDDILVGVSDDRFHLWSRRLDREIVVAQHHMLSPSLAPNVARFLIEVSHDGCVLPTGFHWGPAEVAPFLPRVVRGRMVLRPAQWRLTAGSADDLDGWRTRWRVPRHVYLVDADQRLLLDLDHPLYRAELEQELRKQRALVLHEMLPDFDGMWLQDGDGERYATEIVVPVVTRDAVRTTRRPVPRQRREVPVERHVPGGAWTFLKVYAAPERQDEIVTGPLRDLVAELRGQDVLDRWFYLRYADPFPHLRLRVRGTDADQVLTRVTAWGRDLVGQGLARDIEIAGYAPEIARYGGPETFDAVERLFQANSEATAELLSLRLGMEPEFLAMAALDTLYAQWGVEPSRRAGQSGQDESRVRETRGLFRGNRAYLCELLSPWDRAPHEEGRAHRELLAGVLAAQAPAVARAAEAVRAADREGALVGSADQILASLAHMQVNRLLPIDLDREARVHALWGQVLHAIRGRMAATVEEER; via the coding sequence ATGCCCCTGTACGAGCCTGCCGGCTTCTTCCTCCTGCGGTCCCCGGTCCTGCCGGCCCGCACCTGCCTCGATGTCACCGAGGACCCCGCCCGCACCCCGGAGGCGCTGCTCGCGCTCGCCCGGCGTCCCGATGTCGAACGCGCCCTGCTGATCGCGAGCGAGGACCTGTCCGCCGGCCTCGACCGTCTGGACAGCCTCGGCGAGAAACGCACCCGGCGCCTGCACTCCGGGCTGCTGCGCTATGTGACGCGGATGGCGACCAGGCCCACGCCGTTCGGCGCGTTCTCGGGTGTGGCCATGGGCGAGTTCGGTGACAAGACCTCGGCCCGGCTCGGCGGGCCCGGGGAGCACCGCGTCCGGGTGCGCGCCGACATGGGCTGGCTGCTCGCCCTGATCGAGCGCCTGGAGGACGACCCGGCTGTTCTCCGGCAGCTGCACCTGGTCCTCAACCCCATGGCGCACCGCGCGGGCGACCGCTTCGTCCTGCCGCAGGCCGACAAGTACGGCCGGCACGACGAGCGCGCCGTGCGCATCCGGGCCACGCCCGCCGTGGACCTGGTCGTACGGAGCGCGGCCGTGCCCGTTCCGTACGAGCGGCTCACCGCCGAACTGTCGGCCGCCTTCCCCGAGGTGCCGGCCGAACGCGTGGACAGCCTCGTACAGCAGATGTGGGACCTCGGCTTCCTTACCGGGGACCTGCGGCCCCCGCAGACCGCGGAGCGGCCCGAGCTGCACGTCCTGAAGAAGCTCACGGGTGTCCCGGCCGCCGCGCACACTGCCGAGCGGCTGCGCGAGGTCGCCGACCTGGCCGACCGTACGCACACCACCGAGTCGCTGCGCCGCCTCGAAGCCGCTCAGCGCGAGCTGGTCCAGGACTTCAAGGGGCGGACCTACCAGGCCGACACTGCCGTGGAGCTGCGCGACCCCGTCCTGAACGCCTCGATCGGGGAAGCGGCCGCCGACGCGGTGGGTGTACTGATCCGGCTCAGCGCGGCCCACAACACACACAGCCACCTCACCCGCTACCGCGAGGAGTTCAGCGAGCGCTACGGCGCCGGGACACGCGTGCCGGTCCTCAGCCTGCTCAGCCCCGACACCGGACTGGACGCCCCGCCCACGTACACCAACCCGCCCCGCAGCATCGCCCTGCCGCCCACCCCTCCCGACGACACCTCCCACCTGGACGGCCTGCTCGTCGAGTTCGCCCAGCAGGCGTGGTGGGACCGTGCCACCGAGGTCGAGCTGACCGATGCCTGGCTGGACCGGCTCGCCCCGGCCGGGCCCGTACCGGACCCGCCCCCGGTCATGGAGGCGTACCTCCAGGTCCACGCCGCCGACCGGGAGGCCGTCGACCGCGGGGAGTGGCGCGGCGTGCTGCGCTCGGACAGCCTCACCTACGGCGGGCGCACCTACGGGCGCTTCAGCGACGTGCTCGGCGAGGCGGCCGTGGACCGGCTGCGCGCCTACGCCCGGCGCGAGGAAGCCCTCTTCCCCGATGTCGCCTACGCGGAGCTGGCGTTCCTGCCGCCCTACGGACGCGCCGCCAACGTCACGCTGCGCCCCGCCATCCGGCCGTACGAGATCGCCGTCAACACGACTCCGTCGGTCGCCCCTGACCAGGTCATCGCGCTGGACGACATCCTCGTCGGCGTCAGCGACGACCGGTTCCACCTGTGGTCGCGGCGGCTGGACCGGGAGATCGTCGTCGCCCAGCACCACATGCTCAGCCCCAGCCTGGCGCCGAACGTGGCGCGCTTCCTGATCGAGGTGTCGCACGACGGCTGCGTGCTGCCGACCGGGTTCCACTGGGGCCCGGCGGAGGTGGCGCCGTTCCTGCCGCGGGTGGTGCGTGGCCGGATGGTTCTGCGGCCGGCGCAGTGGCGGCTCACGGCGGGCTCGGCCGACGACCTCGACGGCTGGCGCACACGCTGGCGCGTGCCGCGCCACGTCTACCTCGTCGACGCCGACCAGCGGCTGCTGCTCGACCTCGACCACCCCCTGTACCGCGCCGAACTCGAACAGGAACTGCGCAAGCAGCGCGCGCTCGTCCTCCACGAGATGCTGCCGGACTTCGACGGCATGTGGCTCCAGGACGGCGACGGCGAGCGCTACGCCACCGAGATCGTCGTACCGGTCGTGACCCGCGACGCCGTACGGACCACCCGCCGCCCCGTGCCGCGGCAGCGGCGGGAGGTTCCCGTGGAGCGCCATGTGCCGGGCGGCGCATGGACCTTCCTCAAGGTCTACGCGGCCCCCGAGCGGCAGGACGAGATCGTCACCGGCCCCCTGCGCGACCTCGTCGCCGAACTGCGCGGCCAGGACGTGCTGGACCGCTGGTTCTACCTCCGCTACGCCGACCCGTTCCCCCACCTGCGGCTGCGCGTACGCGGCACGGACGCGGACCAGGTGCTCACCCGCGTCACGGCGTGGGGCCGGGACCTGGTGGGCCAGGGGCTCGCCCGGGACATCGAGATCGCCGGCTACGCGCCGGAGATCGCCCGCTACGGCGGCCCGGAGACCTTCGACGCGGTCGAGCGGCTGTTCCAGGCCAACAGCGAGGCCACCGCCGAACTCCTGTCGCTGCGCCTCGGCATGGAGCCGGAGTTCCTGGCCATGGCCGCGCTGGACACCCTGTACGCGCAGTGGGGCGTCGAGCCGTCCCGGCGCGCCGGTCAGAGCGGCCAGGACGAGTCGCGCGTACGCGAGACCCGGGGCCTGTTCCGGGGCAACCGGGCCTACCTGTGCGAACTCCTCAGTCCCTGGGACCGCGCCCCCCACGAGGAGGGCAGGGCCCACCGGGAACTGCTCGCCGGTGTCCTCGCGGCCCAGGCGCCCGCCGTGGCGCGGGCGGCCGAGGCCGTGCGCGCGGCGGACCGCGAAGGCGCCCTGGTCGGCTCGGCGGACCAGATCCTCGCGAGCCTGGCGCACATGCAGGTTAACCGGCTGCTGCCGATCGACCTGGACCGCGAGGCGCGCGTCCACGCGCTGTGGGGCCAGGTGCTGCACGCGATCCGTGGCCGGATGGCCGCCACCGTCGAGGAGGAACGATGA
- a CDS encoding GntR family transcriptional regulator encodes MSLAPDPAAVRPPNGETALPLYARIRAKLRMDIASGHYAQGDQLPPAEQLARKYGANKNTILRALRMLRSEGVIDFGRGRGAVVLHSFSPVHIDDICAQLQRVVNLADASGISRSAVISSIERMPRVTARNVRTQRGPLTTRPPQRLT; translated from the coding sequence ATGTCACTGGCTCCCGACCCGGCCGCCGTCCGCCCGCCGAACGGCGAGACGGCCTTACCGCTCTACGCCCGGATCAGGGCGAAACTCAGAATGGACATCGCCTCGGGCCACTACGCCCAAGGCGATCAGCTTCCCCCGGCGGAGCAGCTGGCCAGGAAATACGGGGCCAACAAGAACACGATCCTGCGGGCCCTGCGCATGCTGCGCAGCGAGGGGGTCATCGACTTCGGCCGGGGGCGCGGCGCGGTGGTGCTGCACTCCTTCAGCCCGGTGCATATCGACGACATCTGCGCGCAGTTGCAGCGGGTGGTCAACCTGGCGGACGCCTCCGGAATTTCGCGGTCCGCCGTGATCTCCTCCATCGAGCGGATGCCGCGGGTCACGGCGCGGAACGTGCGTACCCAGCGCGGGCCGCTGACCACACGGCCGCCGCAACGGCTGACGTGA
- a CDS encoding helix-turn-helix domain-containing protein yields MPEDAERSLSAKLNRLFASVRPDPAHEYSNESVAAAIRGTGVSISQSYIWQLRKGKKTNPTLRHLQALARFFGVPTAYFVDDTAGAALDERLTALAAEQARIGEALQGSEARLLVLRAGQLSQARRKQVMDLLDVVYRLEQAERGGRQDG; encoded by the coding sequence ATGCCCGAGGACGCGGAGCGCAGTCTCTCCGCGAAGCTGAACCGGCTCTTCGCGAGCGTGCGGCCGGACCCCGCCCACGAGTACAGCAACGAGAGCGTGGCCGCGGCGATCCGCGGCACCGGGGTGTCGATCTCGCAGAGCTACATCTGGCAGCTGCGCAAGGGCAAGAAGACCAACCCGACGCTGCGCCACCTCCAGGCGCTGGCCCGCTTCTTCGGCGTGCCGACGGCGTACTTCGTCGACGACACCGCCGGCGCGGCCCTCGACGAGCGGCTGACGGCCCTGGCGGCCGAACAGGCCCGGATCGGCGAGGCGCTCCAGGGGAGCGAGGCGCGCCTGCTGGTCCTCCGGGCGGGACAGCTGTCGCAGGCCCGCCGCAAGCAGGTGATGGATCTGCTCGACGTGGTGTACCGGCTGGAGCAGGCGGAGCGCGGGGGCCGGCAGGACGGCTGA
- a CDS encoding ABC transporter ATP-binding protein — protein MIWLRVIGLFWRLSPLRVSAFTAVSVLVALVPAVQIGLVAATVQGVADAVAGDPGAGRAALLAGGGLMAAGFANHLLGTCQQYLDTLLRLELTARVGEWVMRKGTLLDLQQYEDAEIYDKMQRAFQESNGGRVYQVFTQLLESVRELLTLATVSAVLFSWNPWIALVILLSPVPSVISYMFFSHQAYEIEYDRAADRRRLYYYQHLATTDHSYKEIRLFQLGPHLLNLYTRLVRTFFDVDRRLARRQSLLGGALGFLSVAASSGAVLWAVHSTTSLGQVGQLAGYLQAVGSVQVSAHGLLLGIAALYKDSLFLGNLFDFFALPERQLKGGTRPFPAKITKGIEFRDVRFVYPGTDRVVLDGVSFTIPAGRCVALVGQNGAGKTTLVKLLTRLYEPTSGQILVDDVPIEEYDLDDLQRQMGVIFQDFIRYELPVRDNIGFGRIEARDDTARVAEAAEAAGAAGIVASLPRTYDTMLGRHFEDGHQLSGGQWQKIALSRAFMRRAPVVVLDEPTAAIDAEAEAEIFTRLRDIARGATSLVIAHRFSTVRMADQIVVMENGKVIETGVHEELVRADGVYARLFHLQASGYLTEAASR, from the coding sequence ATGATCTGGCTGCGTGTCATCGGGCTGTTCTGGCGGCTCAGCCCGCTGCGGGTGTCCGCCTTCACGGCCGTGTCCGTGCTGGTCGCCCTCGTCCCGGCCGTACAGATCGGGCTCGTGGCCGCGACCGTGCAGGGCGTGGCCGACGCCGTCGCCGGTGACCCGGGGGCCGGCCGGGCGGCGCTGCTCGCGGGCGGCGGCCTGATGGCGGCCGGCTTCGCCAACCATCTGCTGGGGACGTGCCAGCAGTACCTCGACACGCTGCTGCGGCTCGAACTCACCGCGCGGGTGGGCGAGTGGGTGATGCGCAAGGGCACCCTGCTCGACCTCCAGCAGTACGAGGACGCCGAGATCTACGACAAGATGCAGCGCGCCTTCCAGGAGAGCAACGGAGGCCGCGTCTACCAGGTCTTCACCCAGCTCCTGGAGTCCGTCAGGGAACTGCTCACCCTGGCGACCGTCAGCGCCGTGCTGTTCTCGTGGAACCCCTGGATCGCGCTGGTCATCCTGCTCTCTCCGGTCCCGTCGGTGATCTCGTACATGTTCTTCAGCCACCAGGCGTACGAGATCGAGTACGACCGGGCCGCCGACCGGCGCCGCCTGTACTACTACCAGCACCTGGCGACCACCGACCATTCGTACAAGGAGATCCGGCTCTTCCAGCTCGGCCCGCACCTCCTGAACCTCTACACCCGCCTCGTGCGCACCTTCTTCGACGTAGACCGGCGGCTGGCGCGCCGTCAGTCGCTGCTCGGCGGCGCGCTCGGCTTCCTCAGCGTCGCCGCCTCGTCCGGCGCCGTCCTGTGGGCCGTCCACTCCACGACCAGCCTCGGCCAGGTCGGGCAGCTCGCCGGGTACCTCCAGGCGGTCGGCTCGGTCCAGGTGTCCGCGCACGGTCTGCTGCTCGGTATCGCGGCCCTCTACAAGGACAGTCTCTTCCTCGGGAACCTCTTCGACTTCTTCGCGCTGCCCGAGCGGCAGCTCAAGGGAGGCACCCGGCCCTTTCCGGCCAAGATCACCAAGGGCATCGAGTTCCGCGACGTGCGCTTCGTCTACCCCGGCACCGACCGGGTCGTCCTGGACGGCGTCAGCTTCACCATCCCCGCGGGCCGGTGCGTCGCCCTGGTGGGGCAGAACGGCGCGGGCAAGACCACCCTCGTCAAGCTGCTCACCCGCCTCTACGAGCCGACCAGCGGCCAGATCCTCGTGGACGACGTGCCGATCGAGGAGTACGACCTCGACGACCTGCAACGCCAGATGGGCGTCATCTTCCAGGACTTCATCCGGTACGAGCTGCCGGTGCGCGACAACATCGGCTTCGGCCGCATCGAGGCCCGCGACGACACCGCGCGCGTCGCCGAGGCCGCCGAGGCCGCCGGCGCCGCCGGGATCGTGGCGTCACTGCCGCGCACGTACGACACCATGCTCGGCCGCCACTTCGAGGACGGCCACCAGCTCTCCGGCGGCCAGTGGCAGAAGATCGCCCTCAGCCGGGCCTTCATGCGGCGGGCGCCCGTCGTCGTCCTGGACGAGCCGACGGCCGCCATCGATGCGGAGGCCGAGGCGGAGATCTTCACCCGGCTCCGCGACATCGCCCGCGGCGCGACCTCCCTCGTCATCGCCCACCGCTTCTCCACGGTCCGGATGGCGGACCAGATCGTCGTCATGGAGAACGGCAAGGTGATCGAGACCGGTGTGCACGAGGAACTCGTCCGGGCCGACGGCGTCTACGCCCGGCTCTTCCATCTCCAGGCATCGGGGTACCTGACCGAAGCCGCGTCCCGTTAG